GTGCAGCAGGGGTGGGTGACGTCACTGACGCTACATCCATTCTTTTTATAGTCTATGGTCAATTAGCAGTCTACCTAGAACTGCTATCTGTGGGCAAGAAAATTTGATAATTAAGATACACGACGCAGcaattttctttctcttctatGTAGTTCATGTTTGAGAATATCGTTATCGAGAAACAAATGTACCTCTAGCTCCGTCTCTTCCTCTGGAAGCCCAAGCAGTCCTTTCAGCTCCTCGTCCTCTCCTGTCTTACTGTCTCCTGTGCCAGCGGGGCCTTGGGTTTGAGGCTTCTCTCTGATGGTGTAGGTCCTTGTTGAGGCCCCAAAAGATATTGTAGAGTCTATGGGAACTTGCTGAGGTTTGTGTGCCTCCAGACGAATGTGTCCAAGGAAAGTACCGTGTGCTAATACAGTGACAATCAAACAAAGACGTTTGCTTATGTTAAGACAGATTATTCATAGTTTACATTCTTGTGAAACTGAATCAAATATGATATACTTCTGGTGGTAATGCAATGTGCTGCACAGCGATTCATTgatttgtctataaaatgtcagaaaattgtatttaaaaaaagtaaataaaatttcATTTACAGGGACATAAGAAAACAAAGCTGGAAAACCTCACATTTACAAAGCTGGAATTAGATGTTTAGGATTTTTACTTGGAAAAATTACTTTAACagttaatcgattatcaaaatagttaaaatagcTAATTCCTTTTCTTTCCAATGACAGATCGAtcacaaaagaaaatgtatgtaGGTCAGTTGTGTTAGTTTTTCAGCCCTTAGCATGTGTATGCCAAACCATTCCAGACTCTGGTTCCAAATATAAAGTGTGAATGTGATTGTGAATGATGTCTTACTGCTGTTGAGGTCTATGAGAAAGACCCTTTTCAGGTGTTTGTGGTAGACCAGGGCAGCGTGGACACGGGAGCATGACTGATGGTCGATGGTGAAGTCACACCAGTCTGGGTTCCTCCCAAACAAGTAGTACTTCTTTTCATCAATGATCAGTTTCTACAGCGAGAGACAGTTTCCGTGAATCATGGTCATTCATACAACTGCTTAAACTGTCTGTAAACAGTCTGAAATGTCGCTGTGCATCTGAGCCATAACTTAACAGTGATACTTCCCACTGAAAAGCTTAAATCTCAGAGCTGATGCTGCTCTTGCACCGTTTGTAGCCATGCAGCCATAGAAAATTCCAGTGTGCAACACATGTGGGACAAAGTGGACTGTCAGGCGCGTATCTGGTGCATTCAACTAACTTACAACCCACACTGTGATCCATTACATGGTGTAACACGAGTTTACAACAACAGTAAGCTGATGGCAAGGCCACCGTGACCTGAAGTAAGACATTTTTAAGTTACCTCCATCAGTTTGTCTCCCTTCATCACGTCTAGATGTAGTCCTTGGGGCGGCTTGCCTGCCCTGAAAGAAAACAGTTGGTGTGGTGAACATGTTCAACAATTACACAGTCTACAATAAGGCCACTTGTGCAACGTTGATCATTACAAGCAATACATGAACATCCTAGCTTTGTTTCTCTTGTCATTCTTAAaggtttattatttaataacGTGTGTAACGTCAGCTCATGGAAACGTTTATAGCGGTCGTCATGCAGGAGCAATGCTATCACAGACCAAGGCAAAGACTAAGACATGTTAAAAAGCCCTTTCTATATCATTGGACGCCTGTTCAGAACTGACACTCTTAAAATGAAACATGCAGCATCttcttgaaaaaaagaaagaaaaaaacaccaccCTACGCCAAGTTAATGGCAGCGTCAATGGgttagctagcatgctagcttggctgctaacgttagctacagtaaCTGCAAGCTTCTCTCTCAGTAAAAGATCAGTTATATAAACGAGTGAATGCTGCGTTGCTCATTTTCATCTGGTATTGCATTACAAACAAACAAGTTACAACTTCAGCATGTGTATTTTCTCACCATGTTGGACAATCAAAAGGAGGAGCACTTTCTTTGATTATTTTAGTCGCCATCTTGCCTTATCTTCTCATAGCCAAGCTGCATGTTGGGTAAACGTCATTTTGGGTTACTGGGAGTTGTAGTCTCACAATTCTACCATATTACATCCAAACTAGACCACCAAATCTACTTACTGAAATCTACCATGTCCATACTTTCAATTGAAATTGGGCTTAAGTATCATGATCATACTCTCACTATGCTAACATTTAGTGAAGGAAATTACAGTAAAGAACAACTTTTATGCTTCTCAAGATCCACTAGGGGTCCTCAGATCCCACATTTCTGACTCAAAATAGGTATGCTTCAGTAAAATGATTTTGAAATATATATGATTTATGTAGGCCTAATTGTGGAAAACTAGTCTTTGAGACGCTGCAAAAGACATAATTTTGTTGCAAGGACTGTGCTAGGGGTTATGTACTCCTGGTTTCTGAAAAGAACATAGGCTACTTCCatggaaaggggggggggaacccCCTTAAGAGGTTCAATCAACAGACCAGGCTGAGCTTTGAGTGCTTGATTTGGAAAGTGTTGTGGGTTTTGTAAAATGCTGTGAGGGGGCTGTCTTGTCATGTCACAAAGTGGGAGTATGCTTGGTTTATTCTACAGCGCAGATTAGCAAAAGGAAGTGAGTGTGTTGTCTACTATGTGTCGGTAGGGTAAGTTCCCTGGCTGCATTGATATGTGGCCCTTTGAAGGGTACTGGAACCAGGATGTATTTGGATGTAAGGCTGGTACAGTGACTAAAATGACATTTGATCAAGAGCTGAGGTAACCCTTTTCTGGATTGGCTGGGTTGTCCATGTGCTTGACATGCAAAAAAAGTAGTTTTGGATAATTTAGACCTTGAAACAATTTCCATAAAGAGTTGATTTTGTCCATTTGAGTGGAGTACTTTATCCCTTGGGATGTTATGTGTGCACATTACAATAAGTCTGCAGTTTCCACATtcgctcactcacacacacacacacacacacacacacaatcacacacacacacacgtgcacattGTGACACATTTCCTTATAAAGGTATATATCCTAGAGTATCTTAGTCTATCGGTGATAGCAAGGCTTTACACTGCAATTAGGCTCAGACATCTTCTTTCACTTTACAATATAATAACACATAAGTATATATAACTTGTTCTCTGCCTGTAAATGCAAGCATTGTGCAAACAGCTCCTGTAACTTCCTCATTCACTTTTGTGGTTTTTGACTGTGAAAGCAACCTCCTTTTATGCATTGCATGTCATTTGCTGTCTTGCCTTCATCTTTGATAGCAGCACACTGAGGCAACAGTGATGGCAGGCACAACTGCTTTGCCACTTCAGCAATTAATTGCTTCATTGGACAACTCTTGTCTGCCAAAAATTCTACAAGTTTGCTCTGGAGTGTATTTCCAAGGTaggcatttgtttttgtttttcattgtgaACTGAAACCGTGAGGGTAGATGAGCACAGAGCTGATAAGATTAGAGATTATATGAACAAATTAGATCGCTACAAATCATAAACtgtctggatttttgttttgtgtctgtttgtatctattgcatacatttattttattttatttttttagatatatttatttatctatatatTATACATGTTTCCCTTTTTTGCCAGCCCCAAATCAGATGCTATTGTAAGCTAATAAGATAGTGCGCATTTGTTTTacttgaaatgtttttattgttcaTGGTTGGTAATTAAGTAATTGTGTGATTATGTCACAgttgaaacaaataagaaaacatgctATTTATGTTTGATATGCTCATTGTCGAATGTTGAAAGTTCCTTCTTTGCTCTATTTCTCACTCTCCGATTCAGGCTCTATATATGAAATTTCTGGAAGTGAAGTGTGCTTTTCTACTGGGGATCTAATAAAGGTCATTAACATTGAGCTCCTATCCGTTTGCTGTGACGACATCAGCAACAATGAGCAGTTTGAGCTCCCTATCAACCACACAGGTTTGTCTGAGCTATAGACAAGATTCTTGTGAGAACAGCTACTTTTGTTTCGTAGCTGACCACTGACACTTGTTGCTGTTTCTCAGGTTTGTTCAAAGTTGTCCCGGAGGAGATGCCATACAGCAGTATCGAGGAGATGTTGAGCCTGAGGCCTGTGGGCCTGGAGTCCTGCCTTCCCTTCACTTTTACTAGCCGCTTCAAGATTACCATTGGCAATTTCACACTGGGAGCCAACAGAGCTTTGACAGTGCTCTCCATTGAGCGGCATGAGGGTGAGGAGGATTATGTGCGCTGCCATGTTCAAGGACAACAGGAAGCCTCTGCGGAAGTGTGTATCCCACTTTCTTTCCAAGGGGAGTTCAGGGAGTGTGAAAACGAGGAGCGCTTCACTCTGCAGGAGATCATGTCCTCGCCCTGCCTGCGTAGTCGAAAGTTTCACTTAATCAACACCACCAAGGGTGAACGAAACCTTGTCCTCAGTCCAATATACCAGGTCCACGCCATCATGAACTGTGAGAATTActtactttttcatttttatttgaaaataagttattattaagTTATCTACATCTTACATAGGCCTACAGAATGGTTattattttcacatttctgtttataatccACAATGTATTGCACTCAAATATGAATttgaagtacttttacttgagtgttTCCATTGAATGCTACTTTATTCCTCACCTACACCTGAGAGGCAAATACTGTACTTTATACCACTACATTTATCTCCCAGTTTATAGGCTAGTTATGGGCAGATGaagattttacaaaaataattatCATCTCattaaatatgatgcattgttataGATAACATTACCCAACAGTAAATAAAGTAGTTAACATTAGCGGTCAGTAATATAATAAAGCCtactgtaatataatataacactCACATGGAACATTTTCCCACACAATTACTTGTGAGACTTTCACTACATTTTGCTGGTGATAATATAGCTgtacttttgtatttttttacactgtACTGCTACTTTTACTAGTAGTACTTTTGCTTCTGGTAAAGGTTCTGAATATGTCTTCCATCACTGATACATCACACTGTACTCTGGttaattttatttcatcaaGTGCCTCTATTACGTTTTCTGACATAATTTTTCTCATTTCCTGTACAGTGAGGAAGAACGTGTTGAAGTTTCCCTCCAGCTTAGAGGTGGATGTGATCGATGTCACTGAGACGTGTAAGGATGTAGATTTTGTGACCCCGCTCAGTCTGACGGAGGTCCACGCCCAGCCAGATAATTCCTTCCCTACAGTAGTAGAGATATTGGAAGAAGCAGAGACCAGCTCTATGTTCAAGTGCAGCTGGCTACCAAAACTTAGTAAGAGCAGCCATCTGATTTTCCACAAGGTAGGAACCTCAGCTATGGCTTTGTTATCCAACCAGAAGAGCCGAAGGGCACAGCAGTACTTCCTGACCTCTCAGCAATATGGTGGACGATTTCGTAGGCGGCCAAGAGAGTTTAATTCAGTGTATGAGCTGTATGTTGCTTCGATCCAGGCACCAGGCCTGAAGGTCAGCGTAACGAGGAGCTGTGAGGGAGTTGAGGAGGAGGGCCTGCCTACCCTCAGTGTGGGCGAACAGCTGGAGGTTGTTCACTGCGAAACAATGGAGTTGCCTTGTGAAAGCAGCAATGGACAGAAGCAGTCCGTCGAGGCTCTTTTGTGTCAGCGTCTCCAAGAGCCAGATGATGacgaggatgatgatgatgatgatgaagaggtCAAGCAGCAGGATGAGAGAGAGGATATTCTCATGCCTCTGTACATGCAGGGCCACTTTGTGGAGGTACTCGCTGATAACAAGAAGTACAGACTCAAGGACTTGGGTAAAGAGTTTAGTTTGCCGCTGGATGTTAAAGTAGTGAACCGGGATACTGAACTTGAGACTGATCCACTAGCTGGGTTTCCAAGTCTCAGAATAGAGGGGGCTATGCTAGAGCCCACCATCCAGGCGAGCTTTCCACACAGTCCAGACCACTGTTTTGAGATCCCAACCAAGTGGCtttctatgtctgtctgttttacCAAGGACCCCCTGCCCTGGCCCAACGGTCAACCACCTAAGTGCCATGTGGATAGCGTTACCGAGGTGACAAACACATTCTTTTATGAATTTAGCAAACATGGCAACTCAGATGCAACTCCACCACCTCGACCACCAAAGCGAAATCTGTCATCTTCAAAGTCTtcaaaaaaatcatcaaattCCACGGGGAAGTCATCCAAAGCAGGCAAATCCAAACATGCACCAGACAAAAGCATTCCAACCAAGGAGTTAGCAGATTTGACTTTAAACAGCAAGAAAAGGCCCCCAGCACCACCTCCTCCGGTCAGTATGGCTTTACATTGTTGTTTTACAGTCCCTAGAGATATTTAGAATATATTGTGGTTGAGTTGTCATTTTTACAAGCTCTTCCTGTCATATGTCTCAAGCTATTCTTTGAAACACAGCACATCCTGACTTCTGTCTTTggtaaaaacattttctcactATTTGACTTTCAGGAAATCTCAAACTGGTCAGAAGCAGAAATAGACTATGCAAAAATATCATGCttccacttttttttgtaataaagaAGTAAAGCGTGCAATAACGCAGAATGTTTCTGACTTCCTCTTAGATTGTCTTGAATGATCAACCTCCACCAATCGTACCCCGAAAGCAGTCAGGGGCTGACATGACAACAGGCAAGGCTCTGCCAAACACTTATGTGCAAAGGGAGGAGTCGAAGAAGACAAAAGGTGAAGCTCTTTCTGCATATTCTATTGCCTAGGTTTCAGCCATAGTGGCAACACAAATTCTGATCGTATTCTATATTTTTAtagaatttgtttttattttaaacaaatatcacaaaaagaccaaaaccaacaataacTTTTAACTTGCCCTCTCTGTCTGTGGCACCTAGCCCAATGCCCATTTGTTCCAACTGAAAACGTAAATATTTATAAACAGgtcatgaatatatatatatatatatatatatatatatatatagttattaaAACAGAGACGCTTATTGAAACAGAGGGTCTCTGAAGTTTGTAGCAAATGCTAGTCAAGCAGGAGCAAATAGTACATTTTGAACAGCAAGGAGAGTGGCAGGAAAAACAAAAGGGTTGGCAAGCAGGGGAAGCACAGATGATCATTTATCAGAATCAGATCCTTGAATTCATATATAATGTGTCTTCTATATTGTTTATTATAGATTACCAGTGTGTTTTCTTGCAAAAATATAGACTATTGCTGCAACAGCAAAATTGCGGACCACTAACAGATAAACTACTCAAATAACAAAAAGGAGTAGGCCTACACATGTAGgagaaagtaaaaatatctttgCCAGTTGGACTTAAATTGGAGTTAGCAGCAACAGTAATGTTTACAACAGCAAAGTCAATATATAAGCCCGAGGGCCCGTAGCCTAAAGTACTGGGTTTCTGTACCCATCCCTAAATAAACTGATTTTCCTTACTGATTTTGACCTAGTCTTGTTTGTCTTTTAGTTGTATATGCTGACAgtgagaaaaatataaaatattgtgAATATTATTGATCAATAAACCGTACCCCTCTTTCCCCCCCAGTGCCGCTGGGTGACGTTGAAGCAGACGTGGACAGCGACCATGACTATGAAACTGTGGATGACACTTTTACAACGATGATGAAGAAAGCACAAGAGAACGTCATGTTTTACTAATTATGACCGCGACAAAATATCCGATATGGACGGTGGGCCCCCTTATCTTGAATAATTTTATGGCAAAGTACCAAGGCATAGATTTATATTCTGAGACTTTGCAGCCAGACCAAGCAACCTGTCCATTGAATCCTAAATATTGTGATTTCATTTCATGCTGAAAATAATTAGTTTAACACAAGGTTAGATATTTCAGTTAAGTATTAAATTATTCAGCAATAAACTCCTGACAGTATATTGCATCTGAGACCCGTGAGATCATTTGGTGTCGAGGCAGCACCCAACACCCCTGCTCCTCATGTGGTCAGTGAAACTCTTTCATTCTTCGTCCATTCATTTCTACACTCAACCCACTTCATCCTCTTCAAGGTTGTAAGTGGCTGATGCTGTGCTTGTACGGTATAACACCCACAAACTTTGATTGAAAAAACAGTACCTTTGTAGTATTTATTGTTGTAGTATTTAATACAGCACCTTTGTGCTTTTTGTTCAAACTATTTAGCGAAGCATTGCTCTAACCATATGGTAGTTCTGGGGGCTGTAGCTTGTATTGTTTTGTATACAATAGCATTATATTGTGCAAAACTAAGCAGTTTCTGTATATAGTCCATCCTGGAACAAAATAACAGCAACACCCAGTCTAATACAACACCACAAAAAACAGCCTTAAAAATACCTTGTCTAAAAAAAAGTGCACAAATGCATATTTATAAGCTTCAAGGAGGTAGTAATggtatacatttttattgtacAGGCATTCAATGTATATGGCAACCTCCTGCAGTATACATGtggtatatatatgtatgtagtaTACAGTCTTTGCTAGGAAGCAGTCTTAACCTACAAAAAACCCACAACATTGCAGCTCTGTAGCTTGTCATTGGGTCATGTAAcagtaatgaaatagcagaaGTTCTCCCAGCCGTCACATCCAACTATTTATACGAGAGCTCAAAAAGGTGCCACGTTTTATCAAatcctgcttttgtttttatttcattgaaatTACTCTCTGGAGGTACTGACTCACTgccacagaaaaaacaaaataaggTACTGTTGTATAACCCTCTCTATTTCTTTTGAGGTacaaacatactgtagattattttacttttttgttgtactttagACATCCATCATCATAAAAAGTGGCTACAAAATGTGCTTACGTATTTGGTTTATTCAAATTTTGATAAAATCTGTTTACTGTGTGAACCAGAGGAACCATATCAACAGATGTGTTGGTCTACATTTTTGCATCATGCCCAATCAATGTTTGTGTAAATGTCCATGTAAAAACAGTAATTTCTGTGTTTACATCTTAATAAATTTGCACAAATTGCTTGTTCATCATGGGCTTGTGTAtggatgggattttttttttgcaattaagGTTTAATGCAACAAAATGTGGAAAGGTGAAagggcatgaataaaaaaaacaactttacagACTTTATTGGAAATGttagaaaaatatttaaaatgtgtctttgttaATTATAAAACAAAAGAGTTCCTGGTAGATGACCCAACTGTATTTTGTATAATCTTTAATTTTGGCAAAAGTAAGTTacattaacaaaaataaattgaataCTTGCTTTCCAAATctttaaaattacaaaaatgctTTACAATGGAGGTGGAAAATACAGAATAACAGTATTAACAGCCAACAACGGCTTCTTCAACAGCAACACCTTTGGGACTTGCAAAATAGCAGAAGCAACCTCAGGAATACACATTTAAACCGAAAGGTCTCACCAAACCTAAACCATGTGTTCTTCAACTAACACCCACTACAGTACCTTAACACAGAAGGATTCTTAGGTCACTCAGTTCTGCGGCATTATTGTGATTTAATTGTTAGCTATGAGTTATAAAAACCGAATGACTTGTATCAGGTTAAACTCAAATAACTGGTGCCAAAAGGTGAAGCAATCTAATCATCATTGTCTGTTGATTTGTAGTGATCTTCGTCGATGGTGGAAAAGATGTGACCTTCGTTGCTTAGGAATTCCACTGCTTGCCTGTTAGAGCACAAAGagaaatatgaatattttgAAGCCCTTTTTATATAAACTTCAAGCAAAACACATACAACTTTTCAACTTACAACGGTCTGCGACTTCTGATTTCCACTATATTTACTAAAGATGTAGCTCTTTGACACATTTACAATTGAAGCGGCAACAATGATTGATCCAGAGAAAATTAACTGCCGattattttaatcatttcagtaatttttcaagcaaaaatgtcaaacacttGATGGTTCCAggttctcaaatgtgagaatttgtTGGTTTTCTTGGTCTTGCATTATAATACAATCAATATTTCTGGGTTTCCCACGGGCAAAACAAGACCTGAGGAAACACAAAAGAGGGAATTTTGGACTAAAAAGGCTGTAGCTTGTCATGATACCCACTCGATTTGACTAACTGCTGAAGCCCCATACAgctgcattttaatgcagaacgAGGACTGTAGTGCTTCACAAGAGATCCAAAACAAAATCCAGATCCGCAAAAACAAagacttgatttttttttttttttaattcaatgaagtagaaaaacttgaaaaatcaaacagattaaaaaattttttttttgaaaggttTGACAGCAAAACAAATTTTGaagaagaaatacaaaaattGGAGTGCtggcctaaaaaaaacaacctggcAGTGGTCCTCACTGGTCATTTTAAAGCCAGGTCACATATAGTCGATAACCTGGACAAAAAGAACAGCTACGAGGTTTCCATAGACGTGAATTCCTGGAATAGGTCTAGGTTTCACAGTAGCAACAATCCTTAATGCAACAGATTATTTTTACAGATAACTCCTTCATATGGTGTGAGAATGCACACTTACAACACCAGTGGTCAAGCTAGCTAAGAAAAGAGAACTAAACTTTTCTTACTTTATGACAGCCAGACTCATGACATTGAGTCTCTGCTTTAGGTCCTGAATGCTGATGCCCTGTGGGTCTGGGCAGCCTCTGATTAAACTCAGAACCTtatgagaggggggggggaagaaatgacattaaaacaaatacagaagCATCCTTCTATTCTAGAAACTTCTATTTGTGAATCCATTACTTTTTTTCTGAGTAAACTATTTTTATGTTATTGTGACAGTAGTTCCAGTAAGGAGGGACAGGAAGTATGAGACACTTAGCATTGTTTAGTGCAATGTTTTTCTCTCTGCATGTGGTGAAAAAGCTTTTGGATTGACAAAAACAGACTTGTGACTTATGTTCTTGTTCACATTAGTTTTTTATTAGCAAACAGCTTGCTTTGATGAAGACTGTCGCATATTTATGTTCACAGATCAATGTTAAAaagcttttttgtgtgtgtttgtaaagcttaaaaatatatttaattatcaAATTAACAGTAAATGTCAAGTACATTGATGACAATTTAGGCTTTCATTGTCAAGTGTTAGGTCGGCATCCAGGACACAGTGACTGAGTGGTCCCATGCGTTTACCTATATGATAATGGAGCAAACTAAAACTAGCGCATTTTAAAATTCCAATATTAACACATGATTTAAGCTCACCTGATTCTGGTTTTTGCTTAACCCATTGTTAGTCATGTCGGTAGCACCTGCATAGCTCCCTCCCATGCTTCCCGTGTTTCCCAGGTTGCCCGGTCGCGACATGGGCGTGATGCCACTGCTCATTCCTCCTCCGGCACCCGtctgaaagagaaacagaacTAAATTGTTGCAAACATGTCCCCCCGTGTTAAAAACGCTGAGAAAAGCTAAATTTACTACACACCAGTGTTGGTGCATGCTGAAACCAGGCATAGTATACTCTCCTCAGATAAAAGCTGTCTGACAAAACAGCCTTTTAACAATAGCACCGCTTTTCAGCATCACATTGATTTGTTTATGCCAGATTATcagtacctttttaaaatggacATGTTTAAACTTAGCTGATTTTTCCAGTACTAACTTTAGCAAAGCATTCTTTAACATAggtactttttaatttattaagaaCTGATAGCTAACCTGACCTCCTCAAATTGTGTGTTTGCAGCAGCAAACAAAGACTGATGAGGTTAATGCGTAGGAGTTCTCACCATGGTCTGAGATTTGCCGAGTGCCATGTGCGCTTGGACAACCTCCAGCATATGCGAGGTGATCTCGTTCATGTCCTCAACGGGCCTGACACTGAATGCCACGATAGATCGGTGGTTCTGAAACAGTAAGCCAAAGATTCAGTAACGCTGAATTCTGTACCATGCCCTACATTAGAATAACACTTTCAAAACACAAAACGTTCAGTACAATACAGCTGCTCATGAAACTTATGaaatatcataaataaatatcacGTGTCCTTGCAAGGGATCATAAAGCTAAAGTTCCTATTTGTTTCGGAGTACTGTGGAGAGGACATTAGGACGGTAAACTCACCTGAAAGGAGCGCAGATTGCCAGAGACTTTGACATACGTGCCCGGAGGCAGGACGGTGCTGTCCACACCGGGATCCTATAAAACCGAGACAACAGGGTTGCTAAGGGGCAGAATTTGTGTTGTTTACCAAAGATAGTTATGCTACAGCTTCTGAACAAGGAAGAATAAAACAATGTTCACTTTGTCCAACAGGAATATGTTGAGTTAGTGCATTCTTGGGGCAAAAAGTGTGGGATTATTGCCACAGCACGTAACATCATGTTACATTTGGTCTGGGTCTTGGCCTTTCAATCTTAGTTCATAATGGTATGAGTGTCTCTAATCTTTTCTCATGTAGATATTCAtgcacattttacatttgtgtgACCTTTATGCACACTAATGCTTGCGTGTCATCACTACTGGTATTgagttttattgtgtttatatttAAAACAGACAAATGATTCACGATTCTCTCACAAGTCACTGAGATGAAATAAAACAGCGGAATATTTTGTAATGGTTTGAGCAAGGATAAAAGCACCGTCGCTGACCTCCGTGTCTACCCACTGCTTCACATCCATGGGAGCACTCGTCATGTCGTCGACCTTATACTGGATGTTCGTCATGGATTTGTCTGTGCTCCTGATGATACCCAAAATGGTAACCTATGACATAAAACAtgaatttttatattattattattattattattattattattattataggggTGTATCAACATGTTGTAGTGTAGCATATCTTAAGTAAGTACATGATGCACAAAACAATTCATCATTTTCCCCCCTCTGACAATATCTAATGGTTTTAGCTGGTTTGGTCAGCTAACAATAAAATTGAATCAAGAAAAACTTAATTTTGTTGGGGAAattgcagctattttattagaataacatgaataaacgttactaaacgtGACGTGAaaaacttgaatgggtaaacttgTCCGTGAACAGAT
The DNA window shown above is from Perca fluviatilis chromosome 7, GENO_Pfluv_1.0, whole genome shotgun sequence and carries:
- the themis2 gene encoding protein THEMIS2 — protein: MAGTTALPLQQLIASLDNSCLPKILQVCSGVYFQGSIYEISGSEVCFSTGDLIKVINIELLSVCCDDISNNEQFELPINHTGLFKVVPEEMPYSSIEEMLSLRPVGLESCLPFTFTSRFKITIGNFTLGANRALTVLSIERHEGEEDYVRCHVQGQQEASAEVCIPLSFQGEFRECENEERFTLQEIMSSPCLRSRKFHLINTTKGERNLVLSPIYQVHAIMNLRKNVLKFPSSLEVDVIDVTETCKDVDFVTPLSLTEVHAQPDNSFPTVVEILEEAETSSMFKCSWLPKLSKSSHLIFHKVGTSAMALLSNQKSRRAQQYFLTSQQYGGRFRRRPREFNSVYELYVASIQAPGLKVSVTRSCEGVEEEGLPTLSVGEQLEVVHCETMELPCESSNGQKQSVEALLCQRLQEPDDDEDDDDDDEEVKQQDEREDILMPLYMQGHFVEVLADNKKYRLKDLGKEFSLPLDVKVVNRDTELETDPLAGFPSLRIEGAMLEPTIQASFPHSPDHCFEIPTKWLSMSVCFTKDPLPWPNGQPPKCHVDSVTEVTNTFFYEFSKHGNSDATPPPRPPKRNLSSSKSSKKSSNSTGKSSKAGKSKHAPDKSIPTKELADLTLNSKKRPPAPPPPIVLNDQPPPIVPRKQSGADMTTGKALPNTYVQREESKKTKVPLGDVEADVDSDHDYETVDDTFTTMMKKAQENVMFY
- the rpa2 gene encoding replication protein A 32 kDa subunit isoform X1 translates to MLNSLRKANVRKSQVPVMRGGHSESMGGGYTQSPGGFASPALSQGGEKKGRTRATQIIPCTVSQMMCASQADEAFKVGDVEVSQVTILGIIRSTDKSMTNIQYKVDDMTSAPMDVKQWVDTEDPGVDSTVLPPGTYVKVSGNLRSFQNHRSIVAFSVRPVEDMNEITSHMLEVVQAHMALGKSQTMTGAGGGMSSGITPMSRPGNLGNTGSMGGSYAGATDMTNNGLSKNQNQVLSLIRGCPDPQGISIQDLKQRLNVMSLAVIKQAVEFLSNEGHIFSTIDEDHYKSTDNDD
- the rpa2 gene encoding replication protein A 32 kDa subunit isoform X3 is translated as MGGGYTQSPGGFASPALSQGGEKKGRTRATQIIPCTVSQMMCASQADEAFKVGDVEVSQVTILGIIRSTDKSMTNIQYKVDDMTSAPMDVKQWVDTEDPGVDSTVLPPGTYVKVSGNLRSFQNHRSIVAFSVRPVEDMNEITSHMLEVVQAHMALGKSQTMTGAGGGMSSGITPMSRPGNLGNTGSMGGSYAGATDMTNNGLSKNQNQVLSLIRGCPDPQGISIQDLKQRLNVMSLAVIKQAVEFLSNEGHIFSTIDEDHYKSTDNDD
- the rpa2 gene encoding replication protein A 32 kDa subunit isoform X2 — translated: MWNQGGHSESMGGGYTQSPGGFASPALSQGGEKKGRTRATQIIPCTVSQMMCASQADEAFKVGDVEVSQVTILGIIRSTDKSMTNIQYKVDDMTSAPMDVKQWVDTEDPGVDSTVLPPGTYVKVSGNLRSFQNHRSIVAFSVRPVEDMNEITSHMLEVVQAHMALGKSQTMTGAGGGMSSGITPMSRPGNLGNTGSMGGSYAGATDMTNNGLSKNQNQVLSLIRGCPDPQGISIQDLKQRLNVMSLAVIKQAVEFLSNEGHIFSTIDEDHYKSTDNDD